In Mytilus edulis chromosome 6, xbMytEdul2.2, whole genome shotgun sequence, the following proteins share a genomic window:
- the LOC139527813 gene encoding uncharacterized protein, with the protein MASLVANYGSESDSEDESPVEKSVEATEDKRQNYLITEDNDSDESDISNHSNKEEIDSKNEAERLPNPLLEPLPSASNSLQPSAGASVFVTQYHIAEKEKELILEKHVKLSATKIATGKKQQICHKFKRGRCRFGNNCKYSHDIDNCSKVQNVPFDQETDPFTGVNKIPLFTDRVKKPLHQPKYIPAMKEEENDDDSYMGGMKRKNRAGLSGGLIPSKKALSSLGRQRAAERPWTVDK; encoded by the coding sequence aAAATCTGTGGAGGCTACGGAAGATAAAAGACAGAATTATTTAATAACAGAAGACAATGACAGTGATGAAAGTGACATTAGTAACCATAGCAACAAAGAAGAAATAGATTCTAAAAATGAAGCTGAGAGACTTCCAAACCCTCTACTTGAGCCGTTACCAAGTGCTTCAAACTCTTTGCAACCATCGGCTGGTGCTTCAGTATTTGTTACTCAATATCATATAGCAGAGAAAGAAAAAGAATTAATTCTTGAAAAACACGTGAAACTTTCCGCAACAAAAATAGCAACTGGCAAAAAACAGCAGATATGTCATAAATTTAAGAGAGGGAGATGTAGATTCGGAAACAATTGCAAATATTCTCATGACATAGATAACTGTTCTAAAGTTCAAAATGTTCCTTTCGATCAGGAGACTGATCCATTCACAGGGGTGAATAAAATTCCCCTTTTTACGGACAGAGTAAAGAAGCCTTTACATCAGCCGAAATATATTCCTGCTATGAAAGAGGAAGAGAATGACGATGACAGTTACATGGGAggtatgaaaagaaaaaatagaGCTGGACTCTCTGGAGGTCTTATACCTTCTAAAAAAGCACTATCCTCTTTGGGTAGACAGAGGGCTGCAGAAAGACCATGGACTgttgataaataa